The following are encoded in a window of Phocoena phocoena chromosome 2, mPhoPho1.1, whole genome shotgun sequence genomic DNA:
- the SALL2 gene encoding sal-like protein 2 isoform X2: MAHEAGRSSRLGGPCGEPAELGGDASEEDHPQVCAKCCAQFTDPAEFLAHQNACSPDPPVMVIIGGQENPNNSSTSSEPRPEGHSSPQVMEAEQSNPSDSGSSVPTDPTWGPERRGEESSGHFLVAATGTAAGGGGGLILASPKLGATPLPPESTPAPPPPPPPPPPPGVGSGHLNIPLILEELRVLQQRQIHQMQMTEQICRQVLLLGSLGQTVGTPSSPSEFPGTAAVSSTKPLLPLFSPIKPVQTGKTLAPSSTSSSSGAETPKQAFFHLYHPLGSQHPFAAGGVGRSHKATPAPSPALSGCTDQLAASPHLAFPGAAGLLAAQCLGTARGLEATASPGLLKPKNGGGELGYGELMGPLEKPGGRHKCRFCAKVFGSDSALQIHLRSHTGERPYKCNVCGNRFTTRGNLKVHFHRHREKYPHVQMNPHPVPEHLDYVITSSGLPYGMSVPPEKAEEEAAMPGGGVERKPLVASTTALSATESLTLLSTGAGTATAPALPAFNKFVLMKAVEPKSKADENTPPGSEGSAIAGVAESGTATRMQLSKLVTSLPSWALLTNHFKSTGSFPFPYVLEPLGASPSETSKLQQLVEKIDRQGAVAVASTASGASTTSAPATSSSASSGPNQCVICLRVLSCPRALRLHYGQHGGERPFKCKVCGRAFSTRGNLRAHFVGHKASPAARAQNSCPICQKKFTNAVTLQQHVRMHLGGQIPNGGTTLPEGGGTAQENGPEQSVVSGAGSFPQQPSQQPSPEEELSEEEEEDEEEEEDVTDEDSLAGRGSESGGEKAISVRGDSEEASGAEEEVGTVVAAATAGKEMDSNEKTIQQPSLPPPPPPDSLDRTQPMEQGGSDVAGGTEEGGKPERSASPVSALALEGEGSSPTLVEELSLQEAMRKEPGESSSRKACEVCGQTFPTQAALEEHQKTHPKEGPLFTCVFCRQGFLERATLKKHMLLAHHQVQPFAPHGPQNIAALSLVPGCSSSITSPGLSPFPRKDDPTIP; the protein is encoded by the exons ATGGCGCACGAAGCCGGGAGGAGCTCTCGTCTCGGGGGGCCCTGCGGGGAGCCGGCGGAGCTTGGAG GTGATGCTAGCGAGGAGGACCACCCCCAAGTCTGTGCCAAGTGCTGCGCACAATTCACTGACCCAGCCGAATTCCTCGCCCACCAGAATGCATGTTCTCCTGACCCCCCTGTAATGGTGATAATTGGGGGACAGGAGAACCCCAACAACTCTTCGACCTCTTCTGAACCCCGGCCTGAGGGCCACAGCAGTCCCCAGGTCATGGAGGCCGAGCAGAGCAACCCCTCGGATTCCGGGTCCTCTGTACCCACAGATCCCACCTGGGGCCCAGAGCGGAGGGGAGAGGAGTCTTCGGGACACTTTCTCGTAGCTGCCACAGGTACAgcagctgggggaggtgggggactgATCTTGGCCAGCCCTAAGCTAGGAGCAACTCCATTACCTCCAGAGTCCACTCctgcaccaccaccccctccacctcctcctccgccCCCAGGTGTAGGCAGCGGCCACTTGAACATCCCTCTGATCTTGGAAGAGCTCCGGGTACTGCAGCAGCGGCAGATCCATCAGATGCAGATGACTGAGCAAATCTGCCGGCAGGTGCTGCTGCTTGGCTCCTTAGGCCAGACTGTGGGCACCCCTTCCAGCCCCTCCGAGTTTCCTGGGACAGCCGCCGTCTCCTCCACCAAGCCCTTGCTCCCCCTTTTCAGCCCCATCAAGCCTGTCCAAACTGGCAAGACACTGGCgccttcctccacctcctcttcctcaggGGCGGAAACACCCAAGCAGGCTTTCTTCCACCTTTATCATCCACTGGGGTCACAGCACCCTTTTGCTGCCGGAGGGGTCGGGCGAAGCCACAAagccacccctgccccctccccggccctgTCAGGCTGCACAGATCAGCTGGCTGCCTCGCCTCATCTGGCGTTCCCAGGCGCCGCGGGACTACTGGCAGCACAGTGTCTTGGGACAGCCCGGGGCCTCGAGGCTACTGCCTCCCCAGGGCTCCTGAAGCCAAAGAATGGAGGTGGTGAGCTGGGCTATGGGGAATTGATGGGTCCCTTGGAGAAGCCTGGTGGACGGCACAAATGCCGCTTCTGTGCCAAAGTATTTGGCAGTGACAGTGCCCTGCAGATCCACCTGCGTTCCCACACAGGTGAGAGGCCCTATAAGTGTAATGTCTGTGGCAACCGCTTTACCACGCGTGGCAACCTCAAAGTGCATTTCCACCGGCATCGGGAGAAGTACCCGCACGTGCAGATGAACCCTCACCCGGTACCAGAGCATCTGGACTACGTCATCACCAGCAGCGGCCTGCCCTATGGTATGTCCGTGCCACCAGAGAAGGCCGAGGAGGAGGCGGCCATGCCAGGTGGTGGTGTGGAACGCAAGCCTCTGGTGGCCTCCACCACGGCACTCAGTGCCACAGAGAGCCTGACGCTGCTCTCCACCGGGGCAGGCACAGCCACGGCTCCTGCGCTCCCTGCTTTCAATAAGTTCGTGCTCATGAAAGCGGTAGAGCCAAAGAGTAAAGCTGATGAAAACACCCCACCCGGGAGCGAGGGCTCAGCCATCGCCGGGGTGGCAGAAAGTGGCACAGCAACCCGCATGCAGCTAAGTAAGCTGGTGACTTCGCTACCCAGCTGGGCCCTGCTTACCAACCACTTTAAGTCCACTGGTAGCTTCCCCTTTCCTTATGTGCTAGAGCCCTTGGGGGCTTCACCCTCTGAGACCTCCAAGCTGCAGCAACTGGTGGAGAAGATTGACCGTCAAGGAGCCGTGGCAGTGGCCTCTACTGCTTCGGGAGCCTCCACGACCTCTGCCCCTGCAACTTCATCCTCAGCCTCATCGGGACCTAACCAGTGTGTCATTTGCCTTCGGGTGCTGAGCTGTCCTCGAGCGCTGCGCCTGCATTACGGCCAACATGGAGGTGAGCGGCCCTTTAAATGCAAAGTGTGTGGCAGAGCTTTCTCTACCCGGGGCAATCTGCGTGCGCATTTCGTGGGCCACAAGGCTAGTCCAGCTGCCCGGGCCCAGAACTCCTGCCCCATTTGCCAGAAGAAGTTCACCAATGCTGTTACTCTGCAGCAGCACGTTCGGATGCACCTGGGGGGCCAGATCCCCAATGGTGGTACCACGCTCCCTGAAGGTGGGGGAACTGCCCAGGAGAACGGCCCTGAGCAGTCTGTAGTCTCAGGGGCGGGGAGCTTCCCCCAGCAGCCATCCCAGCAGCCATCCCCAGAAGAGGAGTTGTccgaagaggaagaagaggacgaagaagaagaggaagacgtGACTGATGAAGATTCCCTGGCGGGGAGAGGCTCCGAGAGTGGAGGTGAGAAGGCGATATCAGTGCGTGGTGATTCAGAAGAGGCCTCCggggcagaggaggaagtgggAACTGTGGTGGCAGCGGCCACAGCTGGGAAGGAGATGGACAGTAATGAGAAAACGATTCAACAGCCTtctctgccgccgccgccgccgcctgacAGCCTGGATCGAACGCAGCCAATGGAGCAGGGCGGCAGTGATGTTGCAGGAGGCACAGAAGAGGGGGGCAAACCGGAGAGGAGCGCCAGCCCAGTGTCAGCGTTGGCCCTAGAAGGGGAAGGCAGCAGCCCCACCTTGGTGGAGGAGCTGAGCCTGCAGGAAGCGATGAGAAAGGAGCCCGGAGAGAGCAGTAGCAGAAAGGCCTGTGAGGTGTGTGGCCAGACCTTTCCCACCCAGGCAGCTCTGGAGGAGCATCAGAAGACCCACCCCAAGGAGGGGCCGCTCTTCACTTGTGTTTTCTGCAGGCAGGGCTTTCTCGAACGGGCTACCCTCAAGAAGCATATGCTGCTGGCTCACCACCAGGTACAGCCCTTTGCCCCCCACGGCCCTCAGAATATTGCTGCTCTTTCCTTGGTCCCTGGCTGCTCATCCTCCATCACTTCCCCAGGGCTCTCCCCCTTTCCCCGAAAAGATGACCCCACGATCCCATGA
- the SALL2 gene encoding sal-like protein 2 isoform X1 translates to MSRRKQRKPQQLISDCEGPSASENGDASEEDHPQVCAKCCAQFTDPAEFLAHQNACSPDPPVMVIIGGQENPNNSSTSSEPRPEGHSSPQVMEAEQSNPSDSGSSVPTDPTWGPERRGEESSGHFLVAATGTAAGGGGGLILASPKLGATPLPPESTPAPPPPPPPPPPPGVGSGHLNIPLILEELRVLQQRQIHQMQMTEQICRQVLLLGSLGQTVGTPSSPSEFPGTAAVSSTKPLLPLFSPIKPVQTGKTLAPSSTSSSSGAETPKQAFFHLYHPLGSQHPFAAGGVGRSHKATPAPSPALSGCTDQLAASPHLAFPGAAGLLAAQCLGTARGLEATASPGLLKPKNGGGELGYGELMGPLEKPGGRHKCRFCAKVFGSDSALQIHLRSHTGERPYKCNVCGNRFTTRGNLKVHFHRHREKYPHVQMNPHPVPEHLDYVITSSGLPYGMSVPPEKAEEEAAMPGGGVERKPLVASTTALSATESLTLLSTGAGTATAPALPAFNKFVLMKAVEPKSKADENTPPGSEGSAIAGVAESGTATRMQLSKLVTSLPSWALLTNHFKSTGSFPFPYVLEPLGASPSETSKLQQLVEKIDRQGAVAVASTASGASTTSAPATSSSASSGPNQCVICLRVLSCPRALRLHYGQHGGERPFKCKVCGRAFSTRGNLRAHFVGHKASPAARAQNSCPICQKKFTNAVTLQQHVRMHLGGQIPNGGTTLPEGGGTAQENGPEQSVVSGAGSFPQQPSQQPSPEEELSEEEEEDEEEEEDVTDEDSLAGRGSESGGEKAISVRGDSEEASGAEEEVGTVVAAATAGKEMDSNEKTIQQPSLPPPPPPDSLDRTQPMEQGGSDVAGGTEEGGKPERSASPVSALALEGEGSSPTLVEELSLQEAMRKEPGESSSRKACEVCGQTFPTQAALEEHQKTHPKEGPLFTCVFCRQGFLERATLKKHMLLAHHQVQPFAPHGPQNIAALSLVPGCSSSITSPGLSPFPRKDDPTIP, encoded by the coding sequence GTGATGCTAGCGAGGAGGACCACCCCCAAGTCTGTGCCAAGTGCTGCGCACAATTCACTGACCCAGCCGAATTCCTCGCCCACCAGAATGCATGTTCTCCTGACCCCCCTGTAATGGTGATAATTGGGGGACAGGAGAACCCCAACAACTCTTCGACCTCTTCTGAACCCCGGCCTGAGGGCCACAGCAGTCCCCAGGTCATGGAGGCCGAGCAGAGCAACCCCTCGGATTCCGGGTCCTCTGTACCCACAGATCCCACCTGGGGCCCAGAGCGGAGGGGAGAGGAGTCTTCGGGACACTTTCTCGTAGCTGCCACAGGTACAgcagctgggggaggtgggggactgATCTTGGCCAGCCCTAAGCTAGGAGCAACTCCATTACCTCCAGAGTCCACTCctgcaccaccaccccctccacctcctcctccgccCCCAGGTGTAGGCAGCGGCCACTTGAACATCCCTCTGATCTTGGAAGAGCTCCGGGTACTGCAGCAGCGGCAGATCCATCAGATGCAGATGACTGAGCAAATCTGCCGGCAGGTGCTGCTGCTTGGCTCCTTAGGCCAGACTGTGGGCACCCCTTCCAGCCCCTCCGAGTTTCCTGGGACAGCCGCCGTCTCCTCCACCAAGCCCTTGCTCCCCCTTTTCAGCCCCATCAAGCCTGTCCAAACTGGCAAGACACTGGCgccttcctccacctcctcttcctcaggGGCGGAAACACCCAAGCAGGCTTTCTTCCACCTTTATCATCCACTGGGGTCACAGCACCCTTTTGCTGCCGGAGGGGTCGGGCGAAGCCACAAagccacccctgccccctccccggccctgTCAGGCTGCACAGATCAGCTGGCTGCCTCGCCTCATCTGGCGTTCCCAGGCGCCGCGGGACTACTGGCAGCACAGTGTCTTGGGACAGCCCGGGGCCTCGAGGCTACTGCCTCCCCAGGGCTCCTGAAGCCAAAGAATGGAGGTGGTGAGCTGGGCTATGGGGAATTGATGGGTCCCTTGGAGAAGCCTGGTGGACGGCACAAATGCCGCTTCTGTGCCAAAGTATTTGGCAGTGACAGTGCCCTGCAGATCCACCTGCGTTCCCACACAGGTGAGAGGCCCTATAAGTGTAATGTCTGTGGCAACCGCTTTACCACGCGTGGCAACCTCAAAGTGCATTTCCACCGGCATCGGGAGAAGTACCCGCACGTGCAGATGAACCCTCACCCGGTACCAGAGCATCTGGACTACGTCATCACCAGCAGCGGCCTGCCCTATGGTATGTCCGTGCCACCAGAGAAGGCCGAGGAGGAGGCGGCCATGCCAGGTGGTGGTGTGGAACGCAAGCCTCTGGTGGCCTCCACCACGGCACTCAGTGCCACAGAGAGCCTGACGCTGCTCTCCACCGGGGCAGGCACAGCCACGGCTCCTGCGCTCCCTGCTTTCAATAAGTTCGTGCTCATGAAAGCGGTAGAGCCAAAGAGTAAAGCTGATGAAAACACCCCACCCGGGAGCGAGGGCTCAGCCATCGCCGGGGTGGCAGAAAGTGGCACAGCAACCCGCATGCAGCTAAGTAAGCTGGTGACTTCGCTACCCAGCTGGGCCCTGCTTACCAACCACTTTAAGTCCACTGGTAGCTTCCCCTTTCCTTATGTGCTAGAGCCCTTGGGGGCTTCACCCTCTGAGACCTCCAAGCTGCAGCAACTGGTGGAGAAGATTGACCGTCAAGGAGCCGTGGCAGTGGCCTCTACTGCTTCGGGAGCCTCCACGACCTCTGCCCCTGCAACTTCATCCTCAGCCTCATCGGGACCTAACCAGTGTGTCATTTGCCTTCGGGTGCTGAGCTGTCCTCGAGCGCTGCGCCTGCATTACGGCCAACATGGAGGTGAGCGGCCCTTTAAATGCAAAGTGTGTGGCAGAGCTTTCTCTACCCGGGGCAATCTGCGTGCGCATTTCGTGGGCCACAAGGCTAGTCCAGCTGCCCGGGCCCAGAACTCCTGCCCCATTTGCCAGAAGAAGTTCACCAATGCTGTTACTCTGCAGCAGCACGTTCGGATGCACCTGGGGGGCCAGATCCCCAATGGTGGTACCACGCTCCCTGAAGGTGGGGGAACTGCCCAGGAGAACGGCCCTGAGCAGTCTGTAGTCTCAGGGGCGGGGAGCTTCCCCCAGCAGCCATCCCAGCAGCCATCCCCAGAAGAGGAGTTGTccgaagaggaagaagaggacgaagaagaagaggaagacgtGACTGATGAAGATTCCCTGGCGGGGAGAGGCTCCGAGAGTGGAGGTGAGAAGGCGATATCAGTGCGTGGTGATTCAGAAGAGGCCTCCggggcagaggaggaagtgggAACTGTGGTGGCAGCGGCCACAGCTGGGAAGGAGATGGACAGTAATGAGAAAACGATTCAACAGCCTtctctgccgccgccgccgccgcctgacAGCCTGGATCGAACGCAGCCAATGGAGCAGGGCGGCAGTGATGTTGCAGGAGGCACAGAAGAGGGGGGCAAACCGGAGAGGAGCGCCAGCCCAGTGTCAGCGTTGGCCCTAGAAGGGGAAGGCAGCAGCCCCACCTTGGTGGAGGAGCTGAGCCTGCAGGAAGCGATGAGAAAGGAGCCCGGAGAGAGCAGTAGCAGAAAGGCCTGTGAGGTGTGTGGCCAGACCTTTCCCACCCAGGCAGCTCTGGAGGAGCATCAGAAGACCCACCCCAAGGAGGGGCCGCTCTTCACTTGTGTTTTCTGCAGGCAGGGCTTTCTCGAACGGGCTACCCTCAAGAAGCATATGCTGCTGGCTCACCACCAGGTACAGCCCTTTGCCCCCCACGGCCCTCAGAATATTGCTGCTCTTTCCTTGGTCCCTGGCTGCTCATCCTCCATCACTTCCCCAGGGCTCTCCCCCTTTCCCCGAAAAGATGACCCCACGATCCCATGA
- the METTL3 gene encoding N6-adenosine-methyltransferase catalytic subunit, translating to MSDTWSSIQAHKKQLDSLRERLQRRRKQDSGHLDLRNPEGALSPTFRSDSPVPTAPTSGGPKPSTASAVPELATDPELEKKLLHHLSDLALTLPTDAVSIRLAISTPDAPATQDGVESLLQKFAAQELIEVKRGLLQDDAHPTLVTYADHSKLSAMMGAVAEKKGSGEVAGTITGQKRRAEQDSTTVAAFASSLASGLASSASEVAKEPTKKSRKHAASDVDLEIESLLNQQSTKEQQSKKVSQEILELLNTTTAKEQSIVEKFRSRGRAQVQEFCDYGTKEECMKASDADRPCRKLHFRRIINKHTDESLGDCSFLNTCFHMDTCKYVHYEIDACMDSEAPGSKDHTPSQELALTQSVGGDSNADRLFPPQWICCDIRYLDVSILGKFAVVMADPPWDIHMELPYGTLTDDEMRRLNIPVLQDDGFLFLWVTGRAMELGRECLNLWGYERVDEIIWVKTNQLQRIIRTGRTGHWLNHGKEHCLVGVKGNPQGFNQGLDCDVIVAEVRSTSHKPDEIYGMIERLSPGTRKIELFGRPHNVQPNWITLGNQLDGIHLLDPDVVARFKQRYPDGIISKPKNL from the exons ATGTCGGACACGTGGAGCTCTATCCAGGCCCACAAAAAGCAGCTGGATTCTctgcgggagaggctgcagcggagGCGGAAGCAGGACTCGGGGCACTTGG ATCTTCGGAATCCAGAGGGAGCACTGTCTCCAACCTTCCGTAGTGACAGCCCAGTGCCTACTGCACCCACTTCTGGTGGCCCTAAGCCCAGCACGGCTTCAGCAGTTCCTGAACTAGCTACAGACCCTGAATTAGAGAAGAAGTTGCTACACCACCTCTCTGATCTGGCGCTAACTTTGCCCACTGATGCTGTGTCCATCCGTCTTGCCATCTCCACG CCAGATGCCCCTGCCACTCAAGATGGGGTGGAAAGCCTCCTACAGAAGTTTGCAGCTCAGGAGTTGATTGAAGTAAAGCGAGGTCTCCTACAAGATGATGCACATCCCACTCTTGTGACCTACGCTGATCATTCCAAGCTCTCTGCCATGATGGGGGCTGTGGCAGAAAAAAAGGGCTCTGGGGAGGTAGCAGGGACTATCACAGGGCAGAAGCGGCGTGCAGAACAGGACTCGACCACAGTAGCTGCCTTTGCTAGCTCTTTGGCCTCTGGTTTGGCCTCTTCAGCATCAGAAGTAGCCAAGGAGCCAAccaagaaatcaaggaaacatgcTGCCTCAGATGTTGATCTGGAGATAGAGAGCCTTCTTAACCAACAATCTACTAAGGAACAACAGAGCAAGAAG GTTAGTCAGGAGATCCTAGAGCTACTGAATACTACAACAGCCAAGGAACAATCCATAGTTGAAAAGTTTCGCTCACGAGGTCGGGCTCAAGTGCAAGAGTTCTGTGACTATGGAACCAAGGAGGAGTGCATGAAAGCCAGTGATGCTGACCGGCCCTGTCGCAAGCTGCACTTCAG ACGGATCATCAATAAACACACTGATGAGTCATTAGGTGACTGCTCTTTCCTTAACACATGTTTCCACATGGATACCTGCAAATATGTTCACTATGAAATTGATGCTTGCATGGATTCTGAAGCTCCTGGAAGCAAAGACCATACACCAAGCCAGGAGCTTGCCCTTACACAGAGCGTTGGAGGTGACTCCAATGCAGATCGACTCTTCCCACCTCAG TGGATCTGTTGTGATATCCGCTACCTGGACGTCAGTATCTTGGGCAAGTTTGCAGTTGTGATGGCTGACCCACCCTGGGATATTCACATGGAGCTGCCCTATGGGACCCTGACAGATGAtgagatgcgcaggctcaacatACCAGTACTGCAGGATGAtggctttctcttcctctgggtcACAGGCAG GGCCATGGAGTTGGGCAGAGAATGTCTGAACCTCTGGGG TTACGAACGGGTAGATGAAATTATCTGGGTGAAGACAAATCAACTGCAACGCATCATTCGGACAGGCCGCACAGGTCATTGGTTGAACCATGGGAAGGAACACTGCTTG GTTGGTGTTAAAGGAAATCCCCAAGGCTTCAACCAGGGTCTGGATTGTGATGTGATCGTAGCTGAG GTTCGTTCCACTAGTCATAAACCAGATGAAATCTATGGCATGATTGAAAGACTGTCCCCTGGCACTCGCAAGATTGAGTTATTTGGACGACCACACAATGTGCAACCCAACTG GATCACCCTTGGAAATCAACTGGATGGGATCCACCTACTAGACCCAGATGTGGTTGCCCGGTTCAAGCAAAGGTATCCAGATGGTATCATCTCTAAACCTAAGAATCTATAG